The nucleotide window GTTGGGCGGCAAGGAATTAAACCATTGCTGGGCTGACCTCATCAAAGTGCCCAGAAACACTCTGCACTTGACTCCATCTGAATACTGATGCAACAGAGCTGTGTTCTCAAACCTCCCCAAGTGTTCTTCGGGGTCCGTATGTCCATCATATTCTCCAACGTTTGACTGTCGGAAATTTGGAGGAAGCCCCTCTTCCAAAATGGCGAGGGAAAAAGGACTTCCTTTCTTGGGGGCTGCATCTCTGTTTCCCAATTGCTGCCTCAGCGTCCGTATTTCCCTCCACATCTCTTCCATCTCCGGATTCTCCTCACTTGGGCGGGGTCGCGTCTCCTCCACCCTACTCTGACTTCCCTCCACATTCTCCTCTCGCTCCTGGCGAGCGGTCTGATCTTCTGCAAACATAGACTCTTGATTCCTCTTCATGGCCTCATCCACTATCCGGGTGATAAATTGACCCAGCTGTTCTagggtcaagttccccacattctcattgggacggggttgctcgaccctgatctcttgacgaggttgttcAGTTCTCGTCTCCGGACGGGGTTGTTCCTGCCTCGCCTCAACATGAGACGGTTCGGGTCCCCTCTGAGGACGCGATGACGCTGAGTTAACTCTCCTGCTTCCTCTCCTGcctaccatctctacgtctcaactcaaacttcccacagacggcgccaagtgatactcacgggaaatttagggtccgctcccagcaagtgtcactagtccagacgcaggtgttgaaattaccctgagcctgaaatcacgaaaaagatcgttaggagggggccaggagggtgtcctggcgtagcccctccgacgctcaagtcagtgactgaggatatatggggggagcagctaagggtgctgctgagaACAATATAGTGAATTCGTCTAACTGAACAcccaaacctggtatttataggagaatacatgTGCCCTTGGTGGGCCTGTCTTCCCTTTGGGCTTGGGATGGGCCAGTGGTAGTGGGCTCATCCCTAGGGGGTATCAAAATATatgaaaattgaaatattaaattGATAATGTGactaatatatttgaaaaaaatatttgattgattCATATTCTATTAGATTATGTGAGAATACTTTGATTCGGAATTGTCTTTCATTCCGAGACATAACTTGTATTGTGTGACACATCCTACACGTCATTGCTTCTAAGATCGGGTTAGGTTGTCTTTGGTTGGTTGGACAGCATTACgattttatcaatcaaattgtttaattgtaatttttttattttattttatattaacaatcatcaaattattaattatttatctcaAGTATATTTAAAATTGCATTTTAACAACAATAATTAGAACTTAAGTAatctaataaaataaattaattcaaacaattttataaaaatgatattCATTAAATTAGTAAATACAAAAAATGATTTAGTAACAGCGGTAAAAATTAACTACAAATTATTTAATGAAACTtgtcattttattaaaataatttttatgaattaagtataaaaattaaattagaataaatttaataattatttataacaCTATTATTAAATATAGAATCTATTTAatacaaaattaataataaaaaatagcagttattaaaaggaaaaaaaactcCATGGAATACATCCATTAATCCAATAATAAAATTATGTGAtacataattattataaatagaatccactgtaattaaaatagtatcCACTGTaaacaaaattattaaaataaaaaaaaatacaataatcattgcTCTCAGGTTCACCATCCCGGCCAATATAGCATTGGGGGTGGCGCAGTGTTGAAGATTCCCTAAAGATTTCCAGGTCTTGACCAATACTTAGTGTGCGGTTTAGTATTAGATTCATTTGAACTAAGAATGATGATTGCCACATAAGAACACACACTAAAAGTAGACTCTTATCAAATTGAGCCTGGTTATTAAAATTGAGCGGGTTGGGTTGATAAAACTAGCAGCTTGTTTGTATTGGTCTTCCATGcagatttgagataataaaacccgaaaataagaataaactggacaccgagatttacgtggaaaacccctaaaaattattaggtgtaaaaccacgggcaagatgaaagaatttcactataatattttgtgtgtgtacactcactcactgtgttttccaaagagaacacacactctcttaatacaggagaacaaaacaccctcaaaatattatagaactaagcacttaaatgtttataagatga belongs to Primulina eburnea isolate SZY01 unplaced genomic scaffold, ASM2296580v1 ctg544, whole genome shotgun sequence and includes:
- the LOC140821359 gene encoding uncharacterized protein is translated as MKRNQESMFAEDQTARQEREENVEGSQSRVEETRPRPSEENPEMEEMWREIRTLRQQLGNRDAAPKKGSPFSLAILEEGLPPNFRQSNVGEYDGHTDPEEHLGRFENTALLHQYSDGVKCRVFLGTLMRSAQQWFNSLPPNSIRSFEDFSAAFLHRFASSKRHQKNYLSLFVMKQQEGETLREFVQRFNSVALEIPAVTLDILISAFTQGLRGGEFFKSLVKKPPSSYDDLLARAEKYI